A region from the Vicia villosa cultivar HV-30 ecotype Madison, WI linkage group LG3, Vvil1.0, whole genome shotgun sequence genome encodes:
- the LOC131657325 gene encoding 21 kDa protein-like: MILTNHNQISTFKTNMAKFTLLFLLLALLSMATSTPTNFIKSSCSTTPYPTLCVESLSVYATTIQQDPHQLVLTALSLSLNKTQSTKGFVTMCNTFKNLKPIEYAALHDCSEEISDSVDRLSRSLNELKLCKINGQDFNWHISNVETWVSSALTDESTCGNGFGGKALDGRIKASIRSRMVHVAQVTSNALSLIDQYAANHMEEIN, translated from the coding sequence ATGATTCTCACAAATCACAACCAAATATCAACCTTCAAAACCAACATGGCGAAGTTTACCCTTCTTTTCCTTCTCCTTGCTCTACTCTCAATGGCAACATCAACACCAACAAACTTCATCAAATCCTCATGTAGCACAACACCATATCCAACACTTTGTGTTGAATCTCTTTCTGTCTATGCAACAACAATCCAACAAGATCCACACCAATTAGTCCTAACAGCATTATCACTTAGCCTCAACAAAACTCAATCCACAAAAGGCTTTGTTACTATGTGCAACACCTTCAAAAATCTAAAACCAATAGAATATGCTGCTCTTCATGATTGTTCTGAAGAAATTAGTGATAGTGTTGATAGGCTTAGCCGTTCATTGAATGAGCTTAAACTTTGCAAGATCAATGGTCAAGATTTCAATTGGCATATAAGCAATGTTGAGACATGGGTTAGCTCAGCTTTAACTGATGAAAGCACTTGTGGTAATGGATTTGGTGGAAAAGCACTTGATGGAAGAATCAAAGCCTCTATTAGATCAAGAATGGTTCATGTTGCTCAAGTTACTAGTAATGCTCTTTCACTTATTGATCAATATGCTGCTAATCACATGGAAGAAATTAattaa